In Macadamia integrifolia cultivar HAES 741 chromosome 5, SCU_Mint_v3, whole genome shotgun sequence, a single window of DNA contains:
- the LOC122078678 gene encoding receptor-like serine/threonine-protein kinase At1g78530 isoform X1 — MGNAAILAFYITVCCIAFVVSKIVISVLLYRRWKRKHSIFRDSASGGKMVMFRSPTIQNLTSEIFLKKTLKLTNKDIIGSGGYGTVYRLTIDDSTAFAVKRLNRGNADRDRGFERELKAMGDIKHRNILTLHGYYTAPQFNLLIYGLMPNGSLDTLLHGRSNEKMHLDWTSRHKIAVGAARGISYLHHDCIPHIIHRDIKSSNILLDQNMEARVSDFGLATLMEPDKTHVSTFVAGTFGYLAPGFFAEYFDTGRATAKGDVYSFGVVLLELLTGKRPMDEAFIEEGTKLVTWVKAVVDDKKEEHVIDHTLGCCPLEEVNSVFSIALMCLESDPSKRPTMIEVLKMLEQIKSNKIVLDS; from the exons ATGGGAAATGCCGCAATCTTGGCATTCTATATCACGGTTTGCTGCATTGCGTTTGTCGTCTCAAAGATTGTAATCTCAGTACTCCTTTATCGGAGATGGAAAAGAAAGCATAGTATTTTCCGTGATAGTGCCTCAG GAGGAAAGATGGTAATGTTCAGGTCTCCAACAATTCAGAATCTGACCTCAGAGATTTTCTTGAAGAAGACATTGAAGTTAACCAACAAAGACATCATCGGATCAGGAGGTTATGGAACAGTGTACAGACTAACCATTGATGATTCCACTGCCTTCGCTGTAAAAAGGCTAAACAGAGGTAACGCAGACCGTGATCGAGGATTTGAGAGAGAGCTGAAGGCAATGGGAGACATAAAGCATAGAAATATTCTCACTCTTCACGGATATTACACTGCCCCTCAGTTTAATCTTCTTATATATGGTCTCATGCCCAATGGAAGTTTAGATACTCTGCTTCATG GTAGATCAAATGAAAAGATGCATTTAGATTGGACTTCAAGACACAAAATTGCTGTAGGCGCTGCACGAGGCATTTCATATCTTCATCATGATTGTATCCCTCACATTATACACAGAGATATCAAATCAAGCAATATATTGTTGGACCAAAATATGGAAGCTCGAGTGTCTGATTTTGGATTGGCCACATTAATGGAACCAGACAAGACTCATGTTTCGACATTTGTTGCTGGAACTTTTGGTTATTTGGCTCCTG GATTTTTTGCAGAATATTTTGATACAGGGAGAGCAACTGCAAAAGGAGATGTTTACAGCTTCGGAGTTGTTCTGCTCGAGCTTTTAACAGGGAAGAGACCTATGGATGAAGCATTTATTGAGGAAGGCACTAAGCTGGTCACATGG GTGAAAGCTGTAGTTGATGACAAGAAGGAAGAGCATGTAATTGATCATACCTTAGGGTGTTGTCCATTGGAGGAAGTTAACAGTGTATTCAGTATAGCATTGATGTGCCTTGAATCAGATCCCTCCAAGAGACCAACCATGATTGAGGTTCTTAAGATGCTTGAGCaaataaaatccaataaaatTGTATTGGATTCTTGA
- the LOC122078678 gene encoding receptor-like serine/threonine-protein kinase At1g78530 isoform X2, with the protein MGNAAILAFYITVCCIAFVVSKIVISVLLYRRWKRKHSIFRDSASGGKMVMFRSPTIQNLTSEIFLKKTLKLTNKDIIGSGGYGTVYRLTIDDSTAFAVKRLNRGNADRDRGFERELKAMGDIKHRNILTLHGYYTAPQFNLLIYGLMPNGSLDTLLHGRSNEKMHLDWTSRHKIAVGAARGISYLHHDCIPHIIHRDIKSSNILLDQNMEARVSDFGLATLMEPDKTHVSTFVAGTFGYLAPEYFDTGRATAKGDVYSFGVVLLELLTGKRPMDEAFIEEGTKLVTWVKAVVDDKKEEHVIDHTLGCCPLEEVNSVFSIALMCLESDPSKRPTMIEVLKMLEQIKSNKIVLDS; encoded by the exons ATGGGAAATGCCGCAATCTTGGCATTCTATATCACGGTTTGCTGCATTGCGTTTGTCGTCTCAAAGATTGTAATCTCAGTACTCCTTTATCGGAGATGGAAAAGAAAGCATAGTATTTTCCGTGATAGTGCCTCAG GAGGAAAGATGGTAATGTTCAGGTCTCCAACAATTCAGAATCTGACCTCAGAGATTTTCTTGAAGAAGACATTGAAGTTAACCAACAAAGACATCATCGGATCAGGAGGTTATGGAACAGTGTACAGACTAACCATTGATGATTCCACTGCCTTCGCTGTAAAAAGGCTAAACAGAGGTAACGCAGACCGTGATCGAGGATTTGAGAGAGAGCTGAAGGCAATGGGAGACATAAAGCATAGAAATATTCTCACTCTTCACGGATATTACACTGCCCCTCAGTTTAATCTTCTTATATATGGTCTCATGCCCAATGGAAGTTTAGATACTCTGCTTCATG GTAGATCAAATGAAAAGATGCATTTAGATTGGACTTCAAGACACAAAATTGCTGTAGGCGCTGCACGAGGCATTTCATATCTTCATCATGATTGTATCCCTCACATTATACACAGAGATATCAAATCAAGCAATATATTGTTGGACCAAAATATGGAAGCTCGAGTGTCTGATTTTGGATTGGCCACATTAATGGAACCAGACAAGACTCATGTTTCGACATTTGTTGCTGGAACTTTTGGTTATTTGGCTCCTG AATATTTTGATACAGGGAGAGCAACTGCAAAAGGAGATGTTTACAGCTTCGGAGTTGTTCTGCTCGAGCTTTTAACAGGGAAGAGACCTATGGATGAAGCATTTATTGAGGAAGGCACTAAGCTGGTCACATGG GTGAAAGCTGTAGTTGATGACAAGAAGGAAGAGCATGTAATTGATCATACCTTAGGGTGTTGTCCATTGGAGGAAGTTAACAGTGTATTCAGTATAGCATTGATGTGCCTTGAATCAGATCCCTCCAAGAGACCAACCATGATTGAGGTTCTTAAGATGCTTGAGCaaataaaatccaataaaatTGTATTGGATTCTTGA